Proteins encoded in a region of the Methanofollis tationis genome:
- a CDS encoding IS256 family transposase has translation MDPLALIEDYLSDNENGMKTLITWFLNQVMLLEALHQAGAEQYERTDARKAHRNGYKKRSLKTRYGETILQKPQFREFPFETQVFGRYSRVEKALENAIFESYLQGVSTRRIQEIVAHFGIEQLSPASVSRIAKDLDEQVHAFLQRPIEQEIPYLFVDASYYKVREGPRYITKALLVIAGVRMDGYREILGARITDCENEMFWSGLFEDLKERGLVGVKMVVSDGHAGIQKAAEAAFLGASWQMCSVHCTRAVLKNIPRKHQKEVAESLKEAYGDEERLQQLADDLNERGYRKAANTIERFIPGLMSYTAFPKEHAKRIRTTNMMERVNKELKRRTKVVGAFPNEESLLRLAGSILMDINEEWVTGRRYLTMEGE, from the coding sequence ATGGATCCCTTAGCGTTAATCGAAGATTATCTTTCCGATAATGAGAATGGCATGAAGACCCTCATCACCTGGTTCCTCAACCAGGTGATGCTGCTCGAAGCCCTCCACCAGGCGGGAGCCGAGCAGTATGAACGAACCGATGCGCGGAAGGCTCACCGAAACGGCTACAAGAAGCGCTCTCTAAAAACCCGATATGGAGAAACGATCCTCCAGAAACCACAATTCCGAGAGTTCCCCTTCGAAACACAGGTATTTGGACGCTATTCCCGGGTTGAGAAGGCTCTTGAGAATGCTATCTTTGAATCCTACCTTCAGGGAGTCTCAACCCGCCGGATCCAGGAGATTGTTGCTCATTTTGGCATCGAACAACTCTCTCCTGCTTCAGTATCCAGGATAGCAAAGGACCTCGATGAACAGGTCCATGCATTCCTTCAGAGGCCTATTGAACAGGAGATTCCCTATCTCTTTGTGGATGCTTCGTACTACAAAGTCAGAGAGGGACCACGCTACATCACCAAAGCTCTTCTGGTGATCGCCGGTGTTCGAATGGATGGCTACCGGGAAATCCTGGGAGCTAGAATCACTGATTGTGAAAATGAGATGTTCTGGTCGGGATTGTTCGAAGACCTCAAAGAACGAGGATTGGTGGGTGTCAAGATGGTTGTCTCAGATGGTCATGCCGGGATCCAGAAGGCGGCGGAAGCCGCCTTCCTCGGCGCATCGTGGCAGATGTGCTCGGTCCATTGCACCCGGGCGGTTTTAAAGAATATTCCACGGAAACATCAGAAAGAAGTTGCTGAGTCCTTGAAGGAGGCATATGGGGACGAGGAAAGACTTCAGCAGCTTGCAGATGATCTGAACGAACGAGGATATCGGAAAGCGGCCAATACGATCGAGAGATTCATCCCGGGACTTATGAGTTACACGGCGTTCCCGAAAGAGCACGCAAAGCGGATCCGAACGACGAACATGATGGAAAGAGTCAACAAGGAACTGAAACGGAGAACCAAAGTTGTAGGGGCCTTTCCCAATGAAGAGTCACTCCTCAGGCTGGCAGGATCCATCCTGATGGACATCAATGAGGAGTGGGTGACCGGCAGAAGATATTTGACGATGGAGGGGGAATGA
- a CDS encoding coenzyme F420-0:L-glutamate ligase — MHIQVIPVEGLPIIHPGDLLTEMICERVTFEDGDILCLASSVYSKANGYIRKQDEIVASAEAVRIAQKTHEDPRFVQAILDETTDVILEDPFILSETVTGHVGVRAGVDHSNIEDGMIILLPPDPMGAAAGLQNEIARITGKEVRVIITDTCGRSFRRGQTGVAIGWSGMTAIRDFRGDHDLFGHVLEITEEAVVDEVAGFANFIMGESNNGVPAVVFRNCTRWTGHDNLHFNREEDIIRKALCKK; from the coding sequence GGTTGAGGGGCTGCCGATCATCCATCCGGGTGATCTTCTGACGGAGATGATCTGCGAGCGAGTCACCTTCGAGGACGGGGACATCCTCTGTCTTGCCTCATCGGTCTACTCCAAGGCGAACGGATATATCAGAAAACAGGACGAGATCGTAGCCTCTGCGGAGGCCGTCCGCATCGCACAAAAAACCCATGAAGACCCCAGGTTTGTGCAGGCCATTCTCGACGAGACCACCGACGTGATCCTCGAGGACCCTTTCATCCTCTCGGAGACGGTCACCGGGCATGTGGGGGTTCGGGCGGGCGTCGACCACTCCAATATCGAGGACGGCATGATCATCCTCCTCCCGCCCGATCCGATGGGCGCCGCCGCCGGTCTCCAGAACGAGATCGCACGGATTACCGGCAAAGAGGTCCGCGTGATCATCACCGATACCTGCGGGCGCTCCTTCAGGCGGGGTCAGACCGGCGTCGCCATCGGGTGGAGCGGGATGACGGCGATCCGCGACTTCAGGGGCGATCACGACCTCTTCGGCCACGTCCTCGAGATCACCGAGGAAGCGGTCGTCGATGAGGTCGCCGGTTTTGCCAACTTCATCATGGGCGAGAGCAACAACGGTGTTCCGGCCGTCGTATTCAGAAACTGCACCCGGTGGACCGGCCACGACAACCTGCACTTCAACAGGGAAGAAGACATCATCAGAAAGGCGCTCTGCAAAAAATAA